From the Toxotes jaculatrix isolate fToxJac2 chromosome 15, fToxJac2.pri, whole genome shotgun sequence genome, one window contains:
- the LOC121194322 gene encoding WD repeat, SAM and U-box domain-containing protein 1-like isoform X5, with protein sequence MVSLICTLRHHTDELSCCAFSPSLLATCSADKTLRVYNTADFSELPFSPLSGHGYGVHCCCFSSCGSHLLSCSTDGSIIVWRSDTGEATALLEHPARSPLRVCALAHDSSLLLAGACDGTVALWDFSCKTLRRCSAVSEASVVACCFSPCGQYFLTGCTHGDLKLWDVDISLLHAEKDAHDLGVTCCSSTPQLKVDGCCVEFRLASCGQDSQLKIWIVSQREGAACIMKLLHTLTTHSAPVLSCAFSSDGDLVVSGSVDKSVAIYDANLGILLYTLKQHNRYVTAVALSPTMPWIATGSMDRTVNVWKIGDGDSRTGKYLTGNSSSQEPSLSAHSGRKLPGHSRLPVADWSEEDVQSWLCEEGLEELVCNFKANNIDGLELSQLNKETAAELGIESVGLRGRLLRKIEALKSEQSGSEAPDEFLCPITRELMKDPVIAADGYSYERESIESWIRGKNKTSPMTNLPLQTTLLTPNRSLKMAITRWKSSQ encoded by the exons ATGGTGTCACTAATCTGCACTCTTCGTCACCACACGGACGAGCTCAGCTGCTGTGCCTTCTCTCCGTCCCTCCTGGCGACCTGCTCCGCTGATAAAACTCTCCGTGTTTATAACACAGCTGACTTCTCGGAGCTGCCCTTTTCTCCTTTGTCAGGCCACGGTTACGGggtccactgctgctgcttcagctcctGTGGCAGCCACCTGCTCAGCTGCTCCACAGACGGGTCCATCATCGTCTGGAGGTCGGATACAGGTGAGGCGACGGCCCTATTGGAGCACCCGGCCCGCAGTCCGCTCCGAGTGTGTGCGCTGGCGCACgactcctccctcctgctggcAGGGGCCTGTGATGGCACCGTGGCCCTCTGGGACTTCTCCTGCAAGACATTGCGCAG GTGCAGTGCAGTAAGCGAGGCCAGCGTTGTGGCTTGCTGCTTCTCTCCGTGTGGCCAATATTTCCTGACTGGCTGCACCCACGGAGACCTTAAACTGTGGGATGTGGACATCAGCCTCCTGCATGCTGAGAAGGACGCCCACGACCTGGGAGtcacctgctgcagctcaacacCCCAGCTCAAAGTTG aTGGCTGCTGTGTGGAGTTTCGACTTGCCTCCTGTGGACAGGACAGCCAGCTGAAAATATGGATTGTTTCCCAGCGTGAAGGAGCAG CCTGCATCATGAAGCTCCTTCACACTCTCACCACCCATTCAGCTCCTGTTCTGTCTTGCGCCTTCTCCTCTGATGGAGATCTGGTCGTCTCAGG CTCAGTGGATAAAAGTGTTGCAATATATGACGCG aaCCTGGGAATTCTGCTCTACACTTTGAAACAGCACAACAG GTATGTGACTGCCGTGGCTCTGTCTCCCACCATGCCATGGATTGCAACCGGCTCCATGGATAGAACAGTGAACGTGTGGAAAATAGGAGATGGAGACAGCAGAACTGGTAAATACTTAACAGGGAATT CTTCTTCTCAGGAGCCTTCGCT GTCAGCCCACTctg gAAGGAAGTTGCCGGGTCACTCCAGGCTGCCGGTTGCTGATTGGTCGGAGGAGGATGTACAGAGTTGGCTGTGCGAGGAAGGACTGGAGGAGCTCGTCTGCAACTTTAAAGCCAACAACATCGATGGACTAGAGCTTAGCCAGCTGAACaaggaaacagctgcagagctgggaATTG AGTCCGTGGGCCTTCGCGGTCGTCTCCTGAGGAAAATTGAGGCCTTGAAGTCAGAGCAGAGCGGTTCAGAGGCCCCTGATGAGTTTCTGTGTCCAATCACCAGAGAGCTGATGAAGGATCCGGTTATTGCTGCAg ATGGGTATTCCTATGAGCGGGAATCCATTGAGAGCTGGATCAGAGGAAAGAACAAAACCAGCCCCATGACGAATCTGCCCCTGCAGACCACACTCCTCACCCCCAACAGATCTCTGAAGATGGCAATAACACGGTGGAAGTCGAGCCAGTAG
- the LOC121194322 gene encoding WD repeat, SAM and U-box domain-containing protein 1-like isoform X2: MVSLICTLRHHTDELSCCAFSPSLLATCSADKTLRVYNTADFSELPFSPLSGHGYGVHCCCFSSCGSHLLSCSTDGSIIVWRSDTGEATALLEHPARSPLRVCALAHDSSLLLAGACDGTVALWDFSCKTLRRCSAVSEASVVACCFSPCGQYFLTGCTHGDLKLWDVDISLLHAEKDAHDLGVTCCSSTPQLKVDGCCVEFRLASCGQDSQLKIWIVSQREGAACIMKLLHTLTTHSAPVLSCAFSSDGDLVVSGSVDKSVAIYDANLGILLYTLKQHNRYVTAVALSPTMPWIATGSMDRTVNVWKIGDGDSRTAPESRQTVCQGRKLPGHSRLPVADWSEEDVQSWLCEEGLEELVCNFKANNIDGLELSQLNKETAAELGIESVGLRGRLLRKIEALKSEQSGSEAPDEFLCPITRELMKDPVIAADGYSYERESIESWIRGKNKTSPMTNLPLQTTLLTPNRSLKMAITRWKSSQ; the protein is encoded by the exons ATGGTGTCACTAATCTGCACTCTTCGTCACCACACGGACGAGCTCAGCTGCTGTGCCTTCTCTCCGTCCCTCCTGGCGACCTGCTCCGCTGATAAAACTCTCCGTGTTTATAACACAGCTGACTTCTCGGAGCTGCCCTTTTCTCCTTTGTCAGGCCACGGTTACGGggtccactgctgctgcttcagctcctGTGGCAGCCACCTGCTCAGCTGCTCCACAGACGGGTCCATCATCGTCTGGAGGTCGGATACAGGTGAGGCGACGGCCCTATTGGAGCACCCGGCCCGCAGTCCGCTCCGAGTGTGTGCGCTGGCGCACgactcctccctcctgctggcAGGGGCCTGTGATGGCACCGTGGCCCTCTGGGACTTCTCCTGCAAGACATTGCGCAG GTGCAGTGCAGTAAGCGAGGCCAGCGTTGTGGCTTGCTGCTTCTCTCCGTGTGGCCAATATTTCCTGACTGGCTGCACCCACGGAGACCTTAAACTGTGGGATGTGGACATCAGCCTCCTGCATGCTGAGAAGGACGCCCACGACCTGGGAGtcacctgctgcagctcaacacCCCAGCTCAAAGTTG aTGGCTGCTGTGTGGAGTTTCGACTTGCCTCCTGTGGACAGGACAGCCAGCTGAAAATATGGATTGTTTCCCAGCGTGAAGGAGCAG CCTGCATCATGAAGCTCCTTCACACTCTCACCACCCATTCAGCTCCTGTTCTGTCTTGCGCCTTCTCCTCTGATGGAGATCTGGTCGTCTCAGG CTCAGTGGATAAAAGTGTTGCAATATATGACGCG aaCCTGGGAATTCTGCTCTACACTTTGAAACAGCACAACAG GTATGTGACTGCCGTGGCTCTGTCTCCCACCATGCCATGGATTGCAACCGGCTCCATGGATAGAACAGTGAACGTGTGGAAAATAGGAGATGGAGACAGCAGAACTG CACCTGAATCAAGGCAGACAGTGTGCCAAG gAAGGAAGTTGCCGGGTCACTCCAGGCTGCCGGTTGCTGATTGGTCGGAGGAGGATGTACAGAGTTGGCTGTGCGAGGAAGGACTGGAGGAGCTCGTCTGCAACTTTAAAGCCAACAACATCGATGGACTAGAGCTTAGCCAGCTGAACaaggaaacagctgcagagctgggaATTG AGTCCGTGGGCCTTCGCGGTCGTCTCCTGAGGAAAATTGAGGCCTTGAAGTCAGAGCAGAGCGGTTCAGAGGCCCCTGATGAGTTTCTGTGTCCAATCACCAGAGAGCTGATGAAGGATCCGGTTATTGCTGCAg ATGGGTATTCCTATGAGCGGGAATCCATTGAGAGCTGGATCAGAGGAAAGAACAAAACCAGCCCCATGACGAATCTGCCCCTGCAGACCACACTCCTCACCCCCAACAGATCTCTGAAGATGGCAATAACACGGTGGAAGTCGAGCCAGTAG
- the LOC121194322 gene encoding WD repeat, SAM and U-box domain-containing protein 1-like isoform X3, with amino-acid sequence MVSLICTLRHHTDELSCCAFSPSLLATCSADKTLRVYNTADFSELPFSPLSGHGYGVHCCCFSSCGSHLLSCSTDGSIIVWRSDTGEATALLEHPARSPLRVCALAHDSSLLLAGACDGTVALWDFSCKTLRRCSAVSEASVVACCFSPCGQYFLTGCTHGDLKLWDVDISLLHAEKDAHDLGVTCCSSTPQLKVDGCCVEFRLASCGQDSQLKIWIVSQREGAACIMKLLHTLTTHSAPVLSCAFSSDGDLVVSGSVDKSVAIYDANLGILLYTLKQHNRYVTAVALSPTMPWIATGSMDRTVNVWKIGDGDSRTGKYLTGNCLGRKLPGHSRLPVADWSEEDVQSWLCEEGLEELVCNFKANNIDGLELSQLNKETAAELGIESVGLRGRLLRKIEALKSEQSGSEAPDEFLCPITRELMKDPVIAADGYSYERESIESWIRGKNKTSPMTNLPLQTTLLTPNRSLKMAITRWKSSQ; translated from the exons ATGGTGTCACTAATCTGCACTCTTCGTCACCACACGGACGAGCTCAGCTGCTGTGCCTTCTCTCCGTCCCTCCTGGCGACCTGCTCCGCTGATAAAACTCTCCGTGTTTATAACACAGCTGACTTCTCGGAGCTGCCCTTTTCTCCTTTGTCAGGCCACGGTTACGGggtccactgctgctgcttcagctcctGTGGCAGCCACCTGCTCAGCTGCTCCACAGACGGGTCCATCATCGTCTGGAGGTCGGATACAGGTGAGGCGACGGCCCTATTGGAGCACCCGGCCCGCAGTCCGCTCCGAGTGTGTGCGCTGGCGCACgactcctccctcctgctggcAGGGGCCTGTGATGGCACCGTGGCCCTCTGGGACTTCTCCTGCAAGACATTGCGCAG GTGCAGTGCAGTAAGCGAGGCCAGCGTTGTGGCTTGCTGCTTCTCTCCGTGTGGCCAATATTTCCTGACTGGCTGCACCCACGGAGACCTTAAACTGTGGGATGTGGACATCAGCCTCCTGCATGCTGAGAAGGACGCCCACGACCTGGGAGtcacctgctgcagctcaacacCCCAGCTCAAAGTTG aTGGCTGCTGTGTGGAGTTTCGACTTGCCTCCTGTGGACAGGACAGCCAGCTGAAAATATGGATTGTTTCCCAGCGTGAAGGAGCAG CCTGCATCATGAAGCTCCTTCACACTCTCACCACCCATTCAGCTCCTGTTCTGTCTTGCGCCTTCTCCTCTGATGGAGATCTGGTCGTCTCAGG CTCAGTGGATAAAAGTGTTGCAATATATGACGCG aaCCTGGGAATTCTGCTCTACACTTTGAAACAGCACAACAG GTATGTGACTGCCGTGGCTCTGTCTCCCACCATGCCATGGATTGCAACCGGCTCCATGGATAGAACAGTGAACGTGTGGAAAATAGGAGATGGAGACAGCAGAACTGGTAAATACTTAACAGGGAATTGTTTAG gAAGGAAGTTGCCGGGTCACTCCAGGCTGCCGGTTGCTGATTGGTCGGAGGAGGATGTACAGAGTTGGCTGTGCGAGGAAGGACTGGAGGAGCTCGTCTGCAACTTTAAAGCCAACAACATCGATGGACTAGAGCTTAGCCAGCTGAACaaggaaacagctgcagagctgggaATTG AGTCCGTGGGCCTTCGCGGTCGTCTCCTGAGGAAAATTGAGGCCTTGAAGTCAGAGCAGAGCGGTTCAGAGGCCCCTGATGAGTTTCTGTGTCCAATCACCAGAGAGCTGATGAAGGATCCGGTTATTGCTGCAg ATGGGTATTCCTATGAGCGGGAATCCATTGAGAGCTGGATCAGAGGAAAGAACAAAACCAGCCCCATGACGAATCTGCCCCTGCAGACCACACTCCTCACCCCCAACAGATCTCTGAAGATGGCAATAACACGGTGGAAGTCGAGCCAGTAG
- the LOC121194322 gene encoding WD repeat, SAM and U-box domain-containing protein 1-like isoform X6 yields MVSLICTLRHHTDELSCCAFSPSLLATCSADKTLRVYNTADFSELPFSPLSGHGYGVHCCCFSSCGSHLLSCSTDGSIIVWRSDTGEATALLEHPARSPLRVCALAHDSSLLLAGACDGTVALWDFSCKTLRRCSAVSEASVVACCFSPCGQYFLTGCTHGDLKLWDVDISLLHAEKDAHDLGVTCCSSTPQLKVGEFRHHGCCVEFRLASCGQDSQLKIWIVSQREGAACIMKLLHTLTTHSAPVLSCAFSSDGDLVVSGSVDKSVAIYDANLGILLYTLKQHNRYVTAVALSPTMPWIATGSMDRTVNVWKIGDGDSRTGKYLTGNSSSQEPSLSAHSGRKLPGHSRLPVADWSEEDVQSWLCEEGLEELVCNFKANNIDGLELSQLNKETAAELGIESVGLRGRLLRKIEALKSEQSGSEAPDEFLCPITRELMKDPVIAADGYSYERESIESWIRGKNKTSPMTNLPLQTTLLTPNRSLKMAITRWKSSQ; encoded by the exons ATGGTGTCACTAATCTGCACTCTTCGTCACCACACGGACGAGCTCAGCTGCTGTGCCTTCTCTCCGTCCCTCCTGGCGACCTGCTCCGCTGATAAAACTCTCCGTGTTTATAACACAGCTGACTTCTCGGAGCTGCCCTTTTCTCCTTTGTCAGGCCACGGTTACGGggtccactgctgctgcttcagctcctGTGGCAGCCACCTGCTCAGCTGCTCCACAGACGGGTCCATCATCGTCTGGAGGTCGGATACAGGTGAGGCGACGGCCCTATTGGAGCACCCGGCCCGCAGTCCGCTCCGAGTGTGTGCGCTGGCGCACgactcctccctcctgctggcAGGGGCCTGTGATGGCACCGTGGCCCTCTGGGACTTCTCCTGCAAGACATTGCGCAG GTGCAGTGCAGTAAGCGAGGCCAGCGTTGTGGCTTGCTGCTTCTCTCCGTGTGGCCAATATTTCCTGACTGGCTGCACCCACGGAGACCTTAAACTGTGGGATGTGGACATCAGCCTCCTGCATGCTGAGAAGGACGCCCACGACCTGGGAGtcacctgctgcagctcaacacCCCAGCTCAAAGTTGGTGAGTTCAGACATC aTGGCTGCTGTGTGGAGTTTCGACTTGCCTCCTGTGGACAGGACAGCCAGCTGAAAATATGGATTGTTTCCCAGCGTGAAGGAGCAG CCTGCATCATGAAGCTCCTTCACACTCTCACCACCCATTCAGCTCCTGTTCTGTCTTGCGCCTTCTCCTCTGATGGAGATCTGGTCGTCTCAGG CTCAGTGGATAAAAGTGTTGCAATATATGACGCG aaCCTGGGAATTCTGCTCTACACTTTGAAACAGCACAACAG GTATGTGACTGCCGTGGCTCTGTCTCCCACCATGCCATGGATTGCAACCGGCTCCATGGATAGAACAGTGAACGTGTGGAAAATAGGAGATGGAGACAGCAGAACTGGTAAATACTTAACAGGGAATT CTTCTTCTCAGGAGCCTTCGCT GTCAGCCCACTctg gAAGGAAGTTGCCGGGTCACTCCAGGCTGCCGGTTGCTGATTGGTCGGAGGAGGATGTACAGAGTTGGCTGTGCGAGGAAGGACTGGAGGAGCTCGTCTGCAACTTTAAAGCCAACAACATCGATGGACTAGAGCTTAGCCAGCTGAACaaggaaacagctgcagagctgggaATTG AGTCCGTGGGCCTTCGCGGTCGTCTCCTGAGGAAAATTGAGGCCTTGAAGTCAGAGCAGAGCGGTTCAGAGGCCCCTGATGAGTTTCTGTGTCCAATCACCAGAGAGCTGATGAAGGATCCGGTTATTGCTGCAg ATGGGTATTCCTATGAGCGGGAATCCATTGAGAGCTGGATCAGAGGAAAGAACAAAACCAGCCCCATGACGAATCTGCCCCTGCAGACCACACTCCTCACCCCCAACAGATCTCTGAAGATGGCAATAACACGGTGGAAGTCGAGCCAGTAG
- the LOC121194322 gene encoding WD repeat, SAM and U-box domain-containing protein 1-like isoform X1 codes for MVSLICTLRHHTDELSCCAFSPSLLATCSADKTLRVYNTADFSELPFSPLSGHGYGVHCCCFSSCGSHLLSCSTDGSIIVWRSDTGEATALLEHPARSPLRVCALAHDSSLLLAGACDGTVALWDFSCKTLRRCSAVSEASVVACCFSPCGQYFLTGCTHGDLKLWDVDISLLHAEKDAHDLGVTCCSSTPQLKVDGCCVEFRLASCGQDSQLKIWIVSQREGAACIMKLLHTLTTHSAPVLSCAFSSDGDLVVSGSVDKSVAIYDANLGILLYTLKQHNRYVTAVALSPTMPWIATGSMDRTVNVWKIGDGDSRTGKYLTGNCLAPESRQTVCQGRKLPGHSRLPVADWSEEDVQSWLCEEGLEELVCNFKANNIDGLELSQLNKETAAELGIESVGLRGRLLRKIEALKSEQSGSEAPDEFLCPITRELMKDPVIAADGYSYERESIESWIRGKNKTSPMTNLPLQTTLLTPNRSLKMAITRWKSSQ; via the exons ATGGTGTCACTAATCTGCACTCTTCGTCACCACACGGACGAGCTCAGCTGCTGTGCCTTCTCTCCGTCCCTCCTGGCGACCTGCTCCGCTGATAAAACTCTCCGTGTTTATAACACAGCTGACTTCTCGGAGCTGCCCTTTTCTCCTTTGTCAGGCCACGGTTACGGggtccactgctgctgcttcagctcctGTGGCAGCCACCTGCTCAGCTGCTCCACAGACGGGTCCATCATCGTCTGGAGGTCGGATACAGGTGAGGCGACGGCCCTATTGGAGCACCCGGCCCGCAGTCCGCTCCGAGTGTGTGCGCTGGCGCACgactcctccctcctgctggcAGGGGCCTGTGATGGCACCGTGGCCCTCTGGGACTTCTCCTGCAAGACATTGCGCAG GTGCAGTGCAGTAAGCGAGGCCAGCGTTGTGGCTTGCTGCTTCTCTCCGTGTGGCCAATATTTCCTGACTGGCTGCACCCACGGAGACCTTAAACTGTGGGATGTGGACATCAGCCTCCTGCATGCTGAGAAGGACGCCCACGACCTGGGAGtcacctgctgcagctcaacacCCCAGCTCAAAGTTG aTGGCTGCTGTGTGGAGTTTCGACTTGCCTCCTGTGGACAGGACAGCCAGCTGAAAATATGGATTGTTTCCCAGCGTGAAGGAGCAG CCTGCATCATGAAGCTCCTTCACACTCTCACCACCCATTCAGCTCCTGTTCTGTCTTGCGCCTTCTCCTCTGATGGAGATCTGGTCGTCTCAGG CTCAGTGGATAAAAGTGTTGCAATATATGACGCG aaCCTGGGAATTCTGCTCTACACTTTGAAACAGCACAACAG GTATGTGACTGCCGTGGCTCTGTCTCCCACCATGCCATGGATTGCAACCGGCTCCATGGATAGAACAGTGAACGTGTGGAAAATAGGAGATGGAGACAGCAGAACTGGTAAATACTTAACAGGGAATTGTTTAG CACCTGAATCAAGGCAGACAGTGTGCCAAG gAAGGAAGTTGCCGGGTCACTCCAGGCTGCCGGTTGCTGATTGGTCGGAGGAGGATGTACAGAGTTGGCTGTGCGAGGAAGGACTGGAGGAGCTCGTCTGCAACTTTAAAGCCAACAACATCGATGGACTAGAGCTTAGCCAGCTGAACaaggaaacagctgcagagctgggaATTG AGTCCGTGGGCCTTCGCGGTCGTCTCCTGAGGAAAATTGAGGCCTTGAAGTCAGAGCAGAGCGGTTCAGAGGCCCCTGATGAGTTTCTGTGTCCAATCACCAGAGAGCTGATGAAGGATCCGGTTATTGCTGCAg ATGGGTATTCCTATGAGCGGGAATCCATTGAGAGCTGGATCAGAGGAAAGAACAAAACCAGCCCCATGACGAATCTGCCCCTGCAGACCACACTCCTCACCCCCAACAGATCTCTGAAGATGGCAATAACACGGTGGAAGTCGAGCCAGTAG
- the LOC121194322 gene encoding WD repeat, SAM and U-box domain-containing protein 1-like isoform X4, whose translation MVSLICTLRHHTDELSCCAFSPSLLATCSADKTLRVYNTADFSELPFSPLSGHGYGVHCCCFSSCGSHLLSCSTDGSIIVWRSDTGEATALLEHPARSPLRVCALAHDSSLLLAGACDGTVALWDFSCKTLRRCSAVSEASVVACCFSPCGQYFLTGCTHGDLKLWDVDISLLHAEKDAHDLGVTCCSSTPQLKVDGCCVEFRLASCGQDSQLKIWIVSQREGAACIMKLLHTLTTHSAPVLSCAFSSDGDLVVSGSVDKSVAIYDANLGILLYTLKQHNRYVTAVALSPTMPWIATGSMDRTVNVWKIGDGDSRTGKYLTGNCLASSGYGRKLPGHSRLPVADWSEEDVQSWLCEEGLEELVCNFKANNIDGLELSQLNKETAAELGIESVGLRGRLLRKIEALKSEQSGSEAPDEFLCPITRELMKDPVIAADGYSYERESIESWIRGKNKTSPMTNLPLQTTLLTPNRSLKMAITRWKSSQ comes from the exons ATGGTGTCACTAATCTGCACTCTTCGTCACCACACGGACGAGCTCAGCTGCTGTGCCTTCTCTCCGTCCCTCCTGGCGACCTGCTCCGCTGATAAAACTCTCCGTGTTTATAACACAGCTGACTTCTCGGAGCTGCCCTTTTCTCCTTTGTCAGGCCACGGTTACGGggtccactgctgctgcttcagctcctGTGGCAGCCACCTGCTCAGCTGCTCCACAGACGGGTCCATCATCGTCTGGAGGTCGGATACAGGTGAGGCGACGGCCCTATTGGAGCACCCGGCCCGCAGTCCGCTCCGAGTGTGTGCGCTGGCGCACgactcctccctcctgctggcAGGGGCCTGTGATGGCACCGTGGCCCTCTGGGACTTCTCCTGCAAGACATTGCGCAG GTGCAGTGCAGTAAGCGAGGCCAGCGTTGTGGCTTGCTGCTTCTCTCCGTGTGGCCAATATTTCCTGACTGGCTGCACCCACGGAGACCTTAAACTGTGGGATGTGGACATCAGCCTCCTGCATGCTGAGAAGGACGCCCACGACCTGGGAGtcacctgctgcagctcaacacCCCAGCTCAAAGTTG aTGGCTGCTGTGTGGAGTTTCGACTTGCCTCCTGTGGACAGGACAGCCAGCTGAAAATATGGATTGTTTCCCAGCGTGAAGGAGCAG CCTGCATCATGAAGCTCCTTCACACTCTCACCACCCATTCAGCTCCTGTTCTGTCTTGCGCCTTCTCCTCTGATGGAGATCTGGTCGTCTCAGG CTCAGTGGATAAAAGTGTTGCAATATATGACGCG aaCCTGGGAATTCTGCTCTACACTTTGAAACAGCACAACAG GTATGTGACTGCCGTGGCTCTGTCTCCCACCATGCCATGGATTGCAACCGGCTCCATGGATAGAACAGTGAACGTGTGGAAAATAGGAGATGGAGACAGCAGAACTGGTAAATACTTAACAGGGAATTGTTTAG CAAGTAgtggttatg gAAGGAAGTTGCCGGGTCACTCCAGGCTGCCGGTTGCTGATTGGTCGGAGGAGGATGTACAGAGTTGGCTGTGCGAGGAAGGACTGGAGGAGCTCGTCTGCAACTTTAAAGCCAACAACATCGATGGACTAGAGCTTAGCCAGCTGAACaaggaaacagctgcagagctgggaATTG AGTCCGTGGGCCTTCGCGGTCGTCTCCTGAGGAAAATTGAGGCCTTGAAGTCAGAGCAGAGCGGTTCAGAGGCCCCTGATGAGTTTCTGTGTCCAATCACCAGAGAGCTGATGAAGGATCCGGTTATTGCTGCAg ATGGGTATTCCTATGAGCGGGAATCCATTGAGAGCTGGATCAGAGGAAAGAACAAAACCAGCCCCATGACGAATCTGCCCCTGCAGACCACACTCCTCACCCCCAACAGATCTCTGAAGATGGCAATAACACGGTGGAAGTCGAGCCAGTAG